One Triticum dicoccoides isolate Atlit2015 ecotype Zavitan chromosome 3B, WEW_v2.0, whole genome shotgun sequence genomic window, ACAAGACAGCAGTACTAATGTAACCAGAGTACAAAAAGCTTGCAGTACTCAAAAGATGGGCTTTCAAGCACAAAATCTTAAAAATCAGCTCGCTACACATATAAATGAGAAAGGGACGTCATTTTTTGGCAACACATGGAACTCAAGACAAGCACTGCAAGTCTGTTTCGCGTATCTGTAATTTCATCATCAAATAGTACTATCCAGTGACAACATTCCACCTAGTGGGTAAAGTATACATGTTGGTGAAAAAATAAAAATGAACTCGAAAAAATATAACGAAAAGAATATGTCAGGTGGGGTAAGTATGCAACACAATTActacgtactccctctgtaaagaaatataagagtgtttagatagtagtgatctaaacactcttatatttctttacggagggagaatAACAGTCTTGATGAGGCTTGAAGCCTCCGACTGGCACTTCATAGATGTGCCTTTCTTCTGTGGATAGAAGCTTCAAGCAGAACCTTGCTCAGGCTTTATGCTCTCTCTCGGAGGTATCTTCAGCAAATGCTTCATTGTGTCGTATGCGGTGAAACCAATAGCCACTGAGGGTACCACCTGCAAAATCGCCAGTATTTAACATGAGAAAAATTATACTCATGTGAACTGCAAATTTCCTTCATGACATGAAGGAACACTCTCCAACAGGCACGGCTTTTAGCTTAAAACATTTCATGGACAGGTACCAGAAACTGGAAAACAAAGCAAAGCATGTGATTTAATAATGTTGCTTCTGTCCAAGGATACACCAATTATATCGAGCTAAACACAAAAGAATTTGGGGATGCCATATAAGAGCCACCGGGAAGCATCTTTGTGCTAGCTGTGGGACTAATGCATGGATATGGACCTATATGTCAATGAGACATCAAGTCACAGATGCAAAAAAATAAGCTTCTGTGTAATTTAAAACACAACAGAAATGCCACATTCCAGACAAGGTTACCGAGCATCAGCCAGAGCAACGGCAACTGTTCGCTGGCAAAGGGTTCACAAGAAGGCTGTACAGATTGCTTAACGGCCTATCCGGGTTTGCAGGGATTAAGGGGGATTTAGCTCAATTTCCTACCAATCCCCTTTAATCCCAGCAGATCCCTACCAAACTGAACATGCCCCAAGGGCATTCAACAAAATTGTGAGACACTTAATTTTCTTTCTTACTATCATGTCCTGTGAATGGAAGTGCAATTCAGGCAGGCTAAAACAGCAGAACAGAGTACCTCCTAAAATATTCAGACTATCAAGGAGTTAACCTAATTGGCTGGAGCAACATAGACATCCAAGATTGTCTAGCGTGTTCAAAACTAAATGTGCGCCTTTTGAAGTGCAAGTAGAAAACAAAATGGGAACTGTAAAAGAAAACTAAATGTGTAACCGTCACCAGGACTACCTTGATATAATTGAGGCTCAGACCAGCAAATAATTGTCTCCATCCCTGTGTTTGTTTGATGATCTTAAGCCCCTGGAATGTACCTGTTATTCGTGGGCCACCAGACTGATCATGCTGCAGATGACTTTGAACCTAAAAAGAGGCAAATAAAAAGTGATGAACAATTGACAGGTTTGTTAAGAACATTTAAAATGATCATCTAAAAGTACGAGGTGGTATATGGAACAAATGAAGTACCTGCATTTGTCTCCTGACTACATCTAATGGGTAGGTTAAAGTCTGTCCAAATAAACCAGCTGCGGCACCACAGGATAGTTTTAATGTGACAGAATTTTTGTAATCTTCAGGTACGTGTGCCTTCAGCCCTTCGTATATGTAGAATTTAAGACCAGCATAGGGAAGTATTCCCATTAGCGTTGGACCTGAATGCAAATAGTTCAGATTGAGGCATCAACAGTATAACAACCACAGCGAAAATAAAGGTAATAAAATTATCTAGACACAAAAGAATAAGAATATATATAGCTCACAGCAAGTATAGATGGTGTTTAAGTACTAGTGGTATAGCATGGCTGTAAGACTCTATCCATACCTACTCCACGATACAGGGCTCGCACTCCACCTTCTGAATAAACACCTCTGAAGACATCTTTTATTCCTCCATATGATGGTGGAGCAATTGGCCTTTTCAAACCATTGCTAGGTTGATCTGTGTTATTAACCTGTAAGCAATGTAAAACAAATTCAACACAACAGAATGGAAGTAAAAAGAATAGCAATTCAAACACAAGGGATCTtcctagaatttgggaacatcacTACTACTAGAACCCAGAAAAAAGAATGTGTTGAAGGAACAACATATTTGTTCACAAGAGATGACTGATGGACAGTTCAGAGTTTAGGCACCATTTTCTAGTGGTAATGTGATTTACTAGTTTACTAGTCCGTGAACTTGCACAGATAGGTGTTGTTATCTCACAGCAGCATAATACAAACACTTGAGCAGGAATACACTTTATGCAATGTACTTTACAAAAATGCTTAGGTAATCCCCTGAGCAACGTATCAGGTGTTGACCTCCTGAACCTACAAAAGTACTGCCTCAATGCTTCAAAAGAAGGTGTATAAatttttgtcttaagtcaaacggTGCAAAGTTTGAACTTAGGTCAAACTTTGCACATTTGACTTCAAACAAAATTATTNNNNNNNNNNNNNNNNNNNNNNNNNNNNNNNNNNNNNNNNNNNNNNNNNNNNNNNNNNNNNNNNNNNNNNNNNNNNNNNNNNNNNNNNNNNNNNNNNNNNNNNNNNNNNNNNNNNNNNNNNNNNNNNNNNNNNNNNNNNNNNNNNNNNNNNNNNNNNNNNNNNNNNNNNNNNNNNNNNNNNNNNNNNNNNNNNNNNNNNNNNNNNNNNNNNNNNNNNNNNNNNNNNNNNNNNNNNNNNNNNNNNNNNNNNNNNNNNNNNNNNNNNNNNNNNNNNNNNNNNNNNNNNNNNNNNNNNNNNNNNNNNNNNNNNNNNNNNNNNNNNNNNNNNNNNNNNNNNNNNNNNNNNNNNNNNNNNNNNNNNNNNNNNNNNNNNCAAAATACAGCCTGGTGGCGGTTTAGGATGCCAGATTTGCTAAAATATGGATATGGTTTTGCCATGCGTGCAGCTTATATCAGCACATTCTCTAACAGGCCAGCAACATCCTAGTCAGTTATAGCAGATAAAAAAGGTTCTTC contains:
- the LOC119276570 gene encoding mitochondrial carrier protein CoAc1-like, giving the protein MGTPSQGSAAVAAARVDLCALDLMPVFAKEMIAGGVAGAFSKTAIAPLERLKILLQTRTNEFRSLGVLKSLNKLRKHDGVLGFYKGNGASVLRIVPYAALHYMAYERYRCWILGNCPTLGTGPVVDLLAGSASGGTAVLCTYPLDLARTKLAFQVNNTDQPSNGLKRPIAPPSYGGIKDVFRGVYSEGGVRALYRGVGPTLMGILPYAGLKFYIYEGLKAHVPEDYKNSVTLKLSCGAAAGLFGQTLTYPLDVVRRQMQVQSHLQHDQSGGPRITGTFQGLKIIKQTQGWRQLFAGLSLNYIKVVPSVAIGFTAYDTMKHLLKIPPRESIKPEQGSA